In the Hordeum vulgare subsp. vulgare chromosome 7H, MorexV3_pseudomolecules_assembly, whole genome shotgun sequence genome, one interval contains:
- the LOC123407890 gene encoding probable CCR4-associated factor 1 homolog 7 isoform X2 — MDAPAPMSAPPPPASSDDDAKPVDEEGVEIREVWATNLEAEFAVIRDVVDDYSYIAMDTEFPGIVCRPLGSFRSNDEYNYATLKANVDMLSLIQLGLTLSDENGALPARGTGGRPCAWQFNFRGFDPRSDPANADSIDLLRNSGIDFDRFTTEGADTGHFAELLMSSGVLLNAEVQWVTFHSGIYFPVLYDIKHLMKYCGSLHGGLSKLGELLGVQRVGICHQAGSDSLLTLQCFKKLKEVYFRGSTENYAGVLYGLISDGGENRPPAVLLIE, encoded by the exons ATGGATGCACCAGCTCCGATGTCTGCCCCACCGCCCCCCGCCTCGTCCGATGATGATGCTAAGCCCGTCGACGAGGAGGGCGTAGAGATCCGCGAGGTATGGGCGACGAACCTCGAGGCGGAGTTCGCCGTGATCCGTGACGTCGTCGACGATTACTCGTACATCGCTATGGACACCGAGTTCCCGGGCATCGTGTGCCGCCCGCTCGGGAGCTTTCGCTCCAATGACGAGTACAActacgccaccctcaaggccaacGTCGACATGCTGAGCCTCATCCAGCTTGGTCTCACTCTCTCCGACGAGAACGGCGCACTCCCTGCCAGGGGCACGGGGGGGCGCCCCTGCGCCTGGCAGTTCAACTTTCGGGGCTTCGATCCGCGCTCAGACCCCGCCAACGCCGACTCCATCGACCTGCTACGCAACAGTGGGATCGACTTCGACCGCTTCACCACCGAGGGTGCTGACACGGGCCACTTCGCCGAGCTGCTCATGTCGTCCGGCGTCCTGCTCAACGCTGAGGTCCAGTGGGTCACATTTCACAGCGG AATCTACTTCCCGGTACTGTACGACATCAAGCATCTCATGAAGTACTGCGGCAGCCTCCATGGTGGCTTGAGCAAGCTTGGTGAGCTACTTGGTGTCCAACGTGTGGGGATCTGCCACCAGGCTGGGTCAGACTCACTGCTGACCTTGCAGTGCTTCAAAAAGCTGAAGGAGGTGTATTTCAGAGGATCGACCGAGAATTATGCCGGTGTGTTGTATGGTCTTATTTCTGATGGTGGGGAGAACAGACCACCAGCAGTTCTGCTCATCGAATGA
- the LOC123407890 gene encoding probable CCR4-associated factor 1 homolog 7 isoform X1, with the protein MDAPAPMSAPPPPASSDDDAKPVDEEGVEIREVWATNLEAEFAVIRDVVDDYSYIAMDTEFPGIVCRPLGSFRSNDEYNYATLKANVDMLSLIQLGLTLSDENGALPARGTGGRPCAWQFNFRGFDPRSDPANADSIDLLRNSGIDFDRFTTEGADTGHFAELLMSSGVLLNAEVQWVTFHSGYDFGYLLKLLTGRNLPDTMPGFFDLIRIYFPVLYDIKHLMKYCGSLHGGLSKLGELLGVQRVGICHQAGSDSLLTLQCFKKLKEVYFRGSTENYAGVLYGLISDGGENRPPAVLLIE; encoded by the coding sequence ATGGATGCACCAGCTCCGATGTCTGCCCCACCGCCCCCCGCCTCGTCCGATGATGATGCTAAGCCCGTCGACGAGGAGGGCGTAGAGATCCGCGAGGTATGGGCGACGAACCTCGAGGCGGAGTTCGCCGTGATCCGTGACGTCGTCGACGATTACTCGTACATCGCTATGGACACCGAGTTCCCGGGCATCGTGTGCCGCCCGCTCGGGAGCTTTCGCTCCAATGACGAGTACAActacgccaccctcaaggccaacGTCGACATGCTGAGCCTCATCCAGCTTGGTCTCACTCTCTCCGACGAGAACGGCGCACTCCCTGCCAGGGGCACGGGGGGGCGCCCCTGCGCCTGGCAGTTCAACTTTCGGGGCTTCGATCCGCGCTCAGACCCCGCCAACGCCGACTCCATCGACCTGCTACGCAACAGTGGGATCGACTTCGACCGCTTCACCACCGAGGGTGCTGACACGGGCCACTTCGCCGAGCTGCTCATGTCGTCCGGCGTCCTGCTCAACGCTGAGGTCCAGTGGGTCACATTTCACAGCGGGTATGACTTCGGATACCTGCTCAAGCTGCTAACCGGGCGGAACCTACCTGACACCATGCCTGGATTCTTTGACCTCATCAGAATCTACTTCCCGGTACTGTACGACATCAAGCATCTCATGAAGTACTGCGGCAGCCTCCATGGTGGCTTGAGCAAGCTTGGTGAGCTACTTGGTGTCCAACGTGTGGGGATCTGCCACCAGGCTGGGTCAGACTCACTGCTGACCTTGCAGTGCTTCAAAAAGCTGAAGGAGGTGTATTTCAGAGGATCGACCGAGAATTATGCCGGTGTGTTGTATGGTCTTATTTCTGATGGTGGGGAGAACAGACCACCAGCAGTTCTGCTCATCGAATGA